Part of the Prunus dulcis chromosome 8, ALMONDv2, whole genome shotgun sequence genome is shown below.
AAATTGTCAATATTCATGGttttgttgaagaaagaagaagaaactgcCAGTTTTGTGCAGAAACAAAGGTTTGAGAACATatccaagaaagaaaacaaagaattatatatatatatatatatatatatatatgatacaTAGCTTGCTTTTTATTAGTTCATGGCTAGCTTCTGAACCTGAAATTGATACTCTAGAAGATAAAAAGAGAACATACAAAACAGGGTTTGAGATAACCACATGATGCCCGAGTACTATACTGATAGGCGAAGAATTTACAAAATATACTCACAATGGAGATCTCATCATGCAGTATGTGTGAGATTTACAGTCCTGTTCAGTCTATCAAGAATGCCACTAGCTTTCCTCTTAGACCTTGAAGTCCCATTCTGTGCAAGCTCAGATATTGTTCCGTACGTGTTCTCTTCTTCCCGAATTTCCTTCCACTTGGTTCGATCGTTTAAACAGATTGTGTGAAGGACTGCAATGCAATTCTCCTTGTTGCGTCCGCAATTGGTCTCCCTGATAACACGGAGCAAGCAAGGAACGGCTCCAAGCTCTCCCATTTCCTCCACAGCCTTGGGATGGCTTGAGAGCATTGCAAGGATGGCCAACAACTCATCAACATGCATACGGTTTCTTATCTTCTTCAGAATCGTCCTCACTGCCCCATCTCTCACAGCTCTTGCCTTGTTCTCATGGGTGATGCATAGGTTGAAAATTGCAGAAGCAACATCTTTCATAGCTAATGGATGCCCCTCATCTAGGAGGGCGATGAGGGGTTTTAGGGCACCGGATTTCCCAATAAGTGCCTTGTTGGAATCCAGAGCTGACAAAGTGAAAAGGGCTGCTGCTGCATTGCTCCTTGTTTGAATGGTTCCTGATTGCAATGCTTCAATTAGTAAAGGAATTACCATTGGACTTTCTGCCACAAGCTTCTTGTTGTTGTCATGGATTGAAAGATTCAAGAGCGTTGTGATCACATCTTCTTGGAGTTCCGGGTGAATACCATCTTCAAACTTGCCTTCAGATAGTGGACTGAGCAGTTGAGGGAT
Proteins encoded:
- the LOC117637976 gene encoding U-box domain-containing protein 9 isoform X2, producing the protein MSTFQGVDERPCDCFYRRATKRSSEDLICVVRKRKTYDRPFIQKGLKAGNRICPRTQQVLSHTILTPNHLVREMISQWCKNRGIELSDPVLLVNEDGITESERDHFLSLLQKMSSGLPEQKEAAKELRSLTKRMPSFRALFGESIHAIPQLLSPLSEGKFEDGIHPELQEDVITTLLNLSIHDNNKKLVAESPMVIPLLIEALQSGTIQTRSNAAAALFTLSALDSNKALIGKSGALKPLIALLDEGHPLAMKDVASAIFNLCITHENKARAVRDGAVRTILKKIRNRMHVDELLAILAMLSSHPKAVEEMGELGAVPCLLRVIRETNCGRNKENCIAVLHTICLNDRTKWKEIREEENTYGTISELAQNGTSRSKRKASGILDRLNRTVNLTHTA
- the LOC117637976 gene encoding U-box domain-containing protein 9 isoform X1, with translation MAKTGVFDSDPAMVAKATELKKELQRLVRAIVDDEDFSTQTIDQAKDTLSALKELKFKKRSLSLKLNDVLSCPEEFRCPLSKELMRDPVIVSTGETYDRPFIQKGLKAGNRICPRTQQVLSHTILTPNHLVREMISQWCKNRGIELSDPVLLVNEDGITESERDHFLSLLQKMSSGLPEQKEAAKELRSLTKRMPSFRALFGESIHAIPQLLSPLSEGKFEDGIHPELQEDVITTLLNLSIHDNNKKLVAESPMVIPLLIEALQSGTIQTRSNAAAALFTLSALDSNKALIGKSGALKPLIALLDEGHPLAMKDVASAIFNLCITHENKARAVRDGAVRTILKKIRNRMHVDELLAILAMLSSHPKAVEEMGELGAVPCLLRVIRETNCGRNKENCIAVLHTICLNDRTKWKEIREEENTYGTISELAQNGTSRSKRKASGILDRLNRTVNLTHTA
- the LOC117637976 gene encoding U-box domain-containing protein 9 isoform X3: MSTFQGVDERPCDCFYRRATKRSSEDLICVTYDRPFIQKGLKAGNRICPRTQQVLSHTILTPNHLVREMISQWCKNRGIELSDPVLLVNEDGITESERDHFLSLLQKMSSGLPEQKEAAKELRSLTKRMPSFRALFGESIHAIPQLLSPLSEGKFEDGIHPELQEDVITTLLNLSIHDNNKKLVAESPMVIPLLIEALQSGTIQTRSNAAAALFTLSALDSNKALIGKSGALKPLIALLDEGHPLAMKDVASAIFNLCITHENKARAVRDGAVRTILKKIRNRMHVDELLAILAMLSSHPKAVEEMGELGAVPCLLRVIRETNCGRNKENCIAVLHTICLNDRTKWKEIREEENTYGTISELAQNGTSRSKRKASGILDRLNRTVNLTHTA